A window of the Kosakonia sp. BYX6 genome harbors these coding sequences:
- a CDS encoding MFS transporter, with the protein MRLPKSDPYAPREWAAHEKPMLLGSPSTPWHSTPRRIAYGIVGLLVCMTGALGNAMVTANLQNLQGTFAAWSTEIAWLPAVYVMTNVSINLLLVKFRQQYGLRAFTEGFLVLYVLVTFFHLFINDLSSALLVRAAHGMVAAALSSLGIYYQIQAWPAKHRLKALTIGITGSTLAIPIARLFSTELLQLDEWRGLYLFELGLALISLGCVIALKLPPGDRKQVFEKKDFITFFLLAPGMALLCAVLSMGRLDWWFEAPWIGWALASSLVLIVSAIVFEHNRSNPLLNTRWLSSGSIVRLGLIMLLIRIVLAEQNTGVFGWLQYVGLQNEQMTRLAWSILAGIICGIAASCLTIKPQRLAWPIVTSLVLMIIASLMDSQSTSLTRPDQLMISQFLLGFASAFFIAPAMLAGIGGVVAEPRNLVSFSVLFGMSQNIGGLMGSAILGTFQTWREKYHSSLLADQLTTLNPLVNDRLQLYSQLYQSMIGDSALLSTQAATQLQNVSTLEANILAYNDTYLLTASIAAATLLWILWRLLRLRITARLALKRATGTK; encoded by the coding sequence ATGCGCTTGCCGAAAAGCGATCCTTACGCGCCTCGTGAATGGGCCGCCCACGAAAAACCAATGCTGCTGGGCTCCCCCTCCACGCCCTGGCACAGCACGCCGCGACGCATCGCTTATGGCATTGTCGGCTTGCTGGTCTGCATGACCGGCGCGCTCGGCAACGCGATGGTGACCGCGAACCTGCAAAACCTGCAAGGCACCTTTGCCGCCTGGTCGACAGAAATCGCCTGGCTGCCAGCGGTGTATGTGATGACCAATGTCTCAATCAACCTGTTGCTGGTGAAATTCCGCCAGCAGTATGGTTTGCGCGCCTTTACGGAAGGGTTCCTGGTGCTCTATGTGCTGGTCACCTTCTTCCATTTGTTTATTAACGATCTCAGTTCGGCGCTGCTTGTCCGCGCCGCGCACGGTATGGTGGCGGCGGCGCTCAGTTCGCTCGGCATCTATTACCAGATTCAGGCCTGGCCCGCGAAACACCGCTTGAAAGCGCTCACCATCGGCATCACTGGCTCGACGCTGGCGATCCCCATTGCTCGCCTGTTCTCAACGGAACTGTTGCAACTGGACGAGTGGCGCGGTTTGTATCTGTTTGAACTTGGGCTGGCGCTGATTTCTCTCGGTTGCGTTATCGCGCTGAAACTGCCGCCGGGCGACCGCAAACAGGTGTTTGAGAAGAAAGATTTCATCACCTTCTTTTTGCTCGCCCCCGGCATGGCGCTGCTCTGTGCGGTGCTCTCAATGGGCCGCCTCGATTGGTGGTTTGAAGCGCCGTGGATTGGCTGGGCGCTGGCAAGCTCGCTGGTGTTGATTGTCTCGGCGATTGTGTTTGAGCACAACCGCAGCAACCCGCTGCTTAACACACGCTGGCTTTCCAGCGGCAGTATTGTGCGCCTCGGGCTGATTATGCTGTTGATCCGCATTGTGCTCGCCGAGCAGAACACCGGTGTTTTTGGCTGGCTGCAATATGTCGGGCTGCAAAATGAGCAGATGACGCGGCTGGCCTGGTCGATTCTTGCGGGGATTATTTGCGGTATTGCCGCCAGTTGCCTGACGATCAAACCGCAACGGCTGGCGTGGCCGATTGTTACGTCGCTGGTGCTGATGATTATCGCCTCGCTGATGGACAGCCAGTCAACCAGCCTGACGCGCCCGGATCAGTTGATGATTAGCCAGTTCCTGCTCGGTTTTGCCAGCGCGTTTTTTATCGCCCCGGCGATGCTGGCGGGCATCGGCGGCGTGGTGGCCGAACCGCGCAACCTGGTCAGTTTCTCTGTGCTGTTCGGCATGAGCCAGAACATCGGCGGTCTGATGGGTTCCGCGATTCTCGGCACCTTCCAGACCTGGCGCGAAAAGTATCACTCCAGTTTGCTGGCCGATCAGCTCACGACATTAAACCCGCTGGTCAATGACCGCTTGCAACTTTACAGCCAGTTGTACCAGAGCATGATTGGCGACAGCGCGTTGCTCAGCACGCAAGCGGCCACGCAACTGCAAAACGTCTCTACGCTGGAAGCGAATATTCTGGCTTACAACGATACTTATCTGCTGACGGCAAGTATTGCCGCCGCGACGCTGTTGTGGATTTTATGGCGCTTGTTGCGCCTGCGTATTACGGCCCGTCTTGCACTGAAGCGGGCAACTGGAACCAAATAA
- a CDS encoding YdcF family protein: protein MLKTTFPALPEPTLAAANTLGEWLAQNDFVGKPAPVRADVVILAGNAVIPTIDAACALAAAQQTPLLISGGVGHSTTFLYSAIARHPRYNVIRTTGRGEAAILADIARQFWKLDDKQLLIEDRSTNCGENARFSVDMLITKEIKPKTVMVMQDPTMQRRTMATFARVSEQCNDAPHWLSWPGLTPLLINTDNGLEFQPRQRGLWSVERYLSLLLGEIPRLRDDANGYGPNGRDYLVHVDFPQHIEDAWQVLHTDRTLAEAMSFRSL, encoded by the coding sequence ATGCTGAAGACAACTTTTCCCGCTTTGCCGGAGCCGACGCTAGCTGCCGCGAACACGCTCGGGGAATGGCTGGCGCAGAATGATTTTGTGGGTAAACCAGCACCGGTGCGTGCAGATGTGGTGATCCTGGCGGGTAACGCCGTGATCCCGACAATTGATGCGGCATGTGCGCTGGCGGCGGCGCAACAAACGCCGTTGCTGATTAGCGGCGGCGTCGGCCATTCGACGACCTTCCTCTATTCGGCGATTGCCCGTCACCCGCGTTATAACGTGATTCGCACCACCGGGCGGGGTGAAGCCGCGATTCTGGCCGACATTGCCCGCCAGTTCTGGAAACTGGATGACAAACAACTCCTGATTGAAGACCGCTCGACCAACTGCGGAGAAAACGCCCGTTTCAGCGTCGATATGCTCATCACTAAAGAAATCAAACCGAAGACAGTCATGGTGATGCAGGATCCGACCATGCAGCGCCGCACAATGGCGACCTTTGCCCGCGTCAGCGAGCAATGTAACGATGCGCCGCACTGGTTGAGCTGGCCGGGTTTAACCCCATTACTGATCAACACGGACAACGGGCTGGAGTTTCAGCCTCGTCAGCGCGGTCTGTGGTCGGTGGAACGCTATTTGTCTCTGCTATTGGGCGAGATCCCGCGTCTGCGTGATGATGCCAACGGTTACGGGCCGAATGGCCGTGACTACCTTGTTCACGTTGATTTTCCTCAACATATTGAAGATGCCTGGCAGGTTTTGCACACGGACCGCACCCTCGCCGAGGCCATGTCCTTCCGTTCGTTGTAA
- the hrpA gene encoding ATP-dependent RNA helicase HrpA, which translates to MTEQYKLTISELYTQLDNLMLRDRQRFARRLQGCKKVKNPESQQALLQQIAQEAAQAAEKVTLREASRPTIDYPENLPVSQKKQAILEAVRDNQVVIVAGETGSGKTTQLPKICMELGRGIKGLIGHTQPRRLAARTVANRIAEELKTEPGGCIGYKVRFSDHVSDNTMVKLMTDGILLAEIQQDRLLMQYDTLIIDEAHERSLNIDFLLGYLRELLPRRPDLKIIITSATIDPERFSRHFNNAPIIEVSGRTYPVEMRYRPIVEEADDTERDQLQAIFDAVDELGRESAGDILIFMSGEREIRDTADALSKRDLRHTEILPLYARLSNSDQNRVFQAHSGRRIVLATNVAETSLTVPGIKYVIDPGTARISRYSYRTKVQRLPIEPVSQASANQRKGRCGRVSEGICIRLYSEDDFLSRPEFTDPEILRTNLASVILQMTALGLGDIAAFPFVEAPDKRNIQDGVRLLEELGAITTDEQQSAYKLTPLGRQLSQLPVDPRLARMVLEAQKHGCVREAMIITSALSIQDPRERPLDKKQASDEKHQRFHDKESDFLAFVNLWNYLGEQQKALSSNQFRRQCRLEYLNYLRVREWQDIYTQLRQVVKELGIPVNSEPAEYREIHIALLTGLLSHIGMKDADKQEFTGARNARFAIFPGSGLFKKPPKWTMVAELVETSRLWGRIAARIDPEWVEPVAQHLIKRSYSEPHWERAQGAVMATEKVTVYGLPIVAARKVNYSQIDPALSRELFIRHALVEGDWQTRHAFFRENLKLRAEVEELEHKSRRRDILVDDETLFEFYDQRISHEVVSARHFDNWWKKASRETPDLLNFEKSMLIKEGAENVSKLDYPNFWHQGNLKLRLSYQFEPGTDADGVTVHIPLPLLNQVEESGFEWQIPGLRRELVIALIKSLPKPARRNFVPAPNYAEAFLGRVTPLEMPLLDALERELRRMTGVTVDRDDWHWEQVPDHLKISFRVVDDKNKKLLEGRSLSELKEQLKGKVQETLSAVADDGIEQSGLHLWSFGTLAESYEQKRGNYKVKAWPALVDERDSVAIKLFDNPQEQQQAMWRGIRRLLLLNIPSPIKYLHEKLPNKAKLGLYFNPYGKVLDLIDDCISCGVDKLIDEAGGPVWTEEGFAALHEKVRAELNETVVQIAKQVEQILTAVFTINKRLKGRVDMTMALGLSDIKAQMSGLVYRGFVTGNGFRRLGDTLRYLQAIEKRLEKLAVDPHRDRAQMLKVEQTQQAWQQWLNKLPPARREDEDVKEIRWMIEELRVSYFAQQLGTPYPISDKRILQAMEQISA; encoded by the coding sequence ATGACTGAACAATATAAATTAACCATCTCCGAACTCTATACGCAGCTCGATAACCTGATGTTGCGCGACCGGCAACGCTTCGCGCGCCGTTTGCAGGGCTGCAAGAAAGTTAAAAATCCTGAATCTCAGCAGGCGCTTTTACAACAGATCGCGCAGGAAGCAGCACAAGCCGCTGAAAAAGTGACGCTGCGCGAAGCGTCGCGCCCGACGATTGATTACCCGGAAAACCTGCCAGTCAGCCAGAAAAAACAGGCCATTCTTGAAGCCGTGCGTGATAACCAGGTGGTTATCGTCGCCGGGGAAACCGGCTCCGGTAAAACCACACAGTTGCCGAAAATCTGCATGGAACTGGGGCGCGGAATCAAAGGGCTGATTGGTCACACCCAACCACGCCGTCTGGCGGCGCGTACTGTGGCAAACCGTATTGCCGAAGAACTGAAAACCGAGCCGGGTGGCTGTATCGGTTACAAAGTGCGTTTTAGCGATCACGTCAGCGATAACACCATGGTCAAACTGATGACTGACGGTATTTTGCTGGCAGAAATCCAGCAGGACCGGCTGCTGATGCAGTACGACACCCTCATTATTGATGAAGCGCACGAACGCAGCCTGAACATCGATTTCCTGCTCGGTTACCTGCGCGAGTTGCTACCGCGCCGCCCGGATCTCAAAATCATCATCACGTCCGCGACCATCGACCCGGAACGTTTTTCCCGCCATTTCAATAATGCGCCAATCATCGAAGTTTCAGGCCGGACGTACCCGGTGGAAATGCGTTATCGCCCGATTGTCGAAGAAGCGGACGATACTGAACGCGATCAATTGCAGGCCATTTTTGATGCCGTGGATGAGCTGGGACGTGAAAGCGCGGGCGATATTCTGATCTTTATGAGCGGCGAACGCGAAATCCGCGATACAGCAGACGCATTGAGCAAACGCGATTTGCGCCATACCGAAATCCTGCCGCTGTATGCGCGTTTATCCAACAGCGATCAAAACCGCGTATTTCAGGCGCACAGTGGGCGGCGCATCGTGCTGGCCACTAACGTCGCGGAAACCTCGCTCACCGTTCCGGGCATTAAATATGTGATTGACCCCGGCACGGCACGAATCAGCCGCTACAGCTACCGTACCAAAGTGCAGCGTTTGCCGATTGAGCCGGTATCGCAAGCCTCGGCGAACCAACGTAAAGGGCGCTGTGGTCGCGTATCGGAAGGGATCTGTATCCGTCTTTATTCGGAAGATGACTTCCTCTCGCGCCCGGAATTTACCGACCCGGAAATTCTGCGCACCAATCTCGCATCGGTCATTTTGCAAATGACGGCGCTGGGGCTGGGCGATATCGCCGCGTTTCCGTTTGTCGAAGCGCCGGATAAACGCAATATCCAGGACGGCGTGCGTCTGTTGGAAGAGCTTGGCGCGATCACCACTGATGAGCAGCAGAGCGCCTACAAATTGACGCCGCTGGGCCGCCAGCTATCGCAACTACCGGTCGATCCACGTCTGGCGCGCATGGTGCTGGAAGCGCAAAAACATGGCTGCGTGCGCGAAGCGATGATCATCACCTCGGCGCTCTCTATTCAGGATCCGCGTGAACGGCCGCTGGATAAAAAACAGGCCTCGGACGAGAAACATCAGCGCTTCCACGATAAAGAGTCCGACTTCCTCGCTTTTGTGAACCTGTGGAACTACCTCGGCGAGCAGCAAAAAGCGCTCTCGTCGAACCAGTTCCGCCGCCAGTGTCGGCTGGAGTATCTGAACTATTTGCGCGTACGCGAATGGCAAGATATCTACACTCAGTTGCGCCAGGTGGTGAAAGAGTTGGGCATTCCGGTCAACAGTGAACCGGCGGAATACCGCGAAATTCATATCGCGCTGTTAACCGGTTTGCTGTCGCATATCGGTATGAAAGACGCTGATAAACAAGAGTTTACCGGTGCACGCAATGCCCGTTTCGCCATTTTCCCCGGTTCCGGCTTATTCAAAAAGCCGCCGAAATGGACGATGGTTGCCGAACTGGTGGAAACCAGCCGGTTATGGGGGCGCATTGCCGCGCGTATTGATCCCGAGTGGGTGGAGCCCGTCGCGCAACATCTGATCAAGCGTTCTTACAGCGAGCCGCATTGGGAGCGGGCGCAGGGCGCGGTGATGGCGACAGAAAAAGTCACCGTTTATGGGCTGCCGATTGTCGCGGCACGTAAAGTGAATTACAGCCAGATCGATCCGGCGCTGAGCCGCGAGTTGTTTATCCGCCATGCGCTGGTGGAGGGTGACTGGCAAACGCGCCATGCGTTCTTCCGCGAAAACCTGAAACTGCGCGCAGAAGTGGAAGAACTGGAGCATAAATCGCGGCGCCGCGACATTCTGGTCGACGATGAAACCTTGTTTGAATTTTACGATCAGCGCATCAGCCATGAAGTGGTTTCCGCGCGCCATTTTGATAACTGGTGGAAAAAGGCCAGCCGCGAAACGCCGGACTTGCTCAACTTCGAAAAGAGCATGTTGATCAAAGAGGGCGCGGAAAACGTCAGCAAGCTCGATTACCCGAACTTCTGGCATCAGGGCAACCTGAAACTGCGCCTGAGCTACCAGTTTGAACCCGGTACCGATGCCGATGGCGTGACCGTGCATATTCCGTTGCCATTGCTCAACCAGGTGGAAGAGAGCGGTTTCGAGTGGCAAATTCCCGGTCTACGCCGCGAACTGGTGATTGCGTTAATCAAATCGCTGCCCAAACCGGCGCGCCGCAATTTTGTGCCTGCGCCGAATTACGCCGAAGCGTTTCTTGGCCGCGTCACGCCGCTGGAAATGCCGCTGCTGGATGCGCTGGAGCGCGAGTTGCGCCGCATGACGGGTGTTACCGTGGATCGCGATGACTGGCATTGGGAACAGGTGCCCGATCATCTGAAAATCTCCTTTCGCGTGGTGGATGACAAAAACAAAAAGCTGCTCGAAGGACGTTCGCTCAGCGAATTGAAAGAGCAACTGAAAGGCAAGGTACAAGAAACCTTATCTGCGGTGGCCGACGACGGTATTGAGCAAAGTGGGTTGCATCTCTGGAGTTTCGGCACCCTTGCAGAAAGTTACGAGCAAAAACGCGGCAACTATAAGGTGAAAGCCTGGCCAGCGCTGGTTGATGAACGTGACAGTGTCGCGATCAAGCTGTTTGATAATCCGCAGGAGCAGCAACAGGCGATGTGGCGCGGTATCCGCCGTTTGCTGCTGTTAAACATTCCGTCGCCGATAAAATATCTGCACGAAAAACTGCCGAACAAAGCCAAACTCGGTCTCTACTTTAACCCCTACGGCAAAGTGCTGGATCTGATTGATGACTGCATCTCGTGCGGCGTCGATAAGCTGATCGACGAAGCGGGTGGGCCGGTGTGGACGGAAGAAGGTTTTGCCGCGCTGCATGAGAAAGTGCGCGCCGAGTTGAACGAAACGGTGGTGCAGATTGCTAAACAGGTCGAGCAGATCCTGACGGCGGTGTTCACTATCAACAAACGCCTGAAAGGGCGCGTGGATATGACCATGGCGCTGGGGCTGTCGGACATCAAAGCGCAAATGAGCGGGCTGGTGTATCGCGGTTTTGTCACCGGCAACGGTTTCCGTCGTCTTGGCGACACGCTGCGTTATCTGCAGGCGATTGAGAAGCGGCTGGAGAAACTGGCGGTCGATCCGCACCGCGATCGCGCGCAGATGCTGAAAGTCGAGCAGACGCAGCAGGCGTGGCAGCAGTGGTTGAACAAGTTGCCGCCCGCGCGGCGCGAAGATGAAGACGTGAAAGAGATTCGCTGGATGATCGAGGAGCTGCGCGTCAGTTATTTCGCGCAGCAACTCGGAACACCGTATCCGATCTCCGATAAACGGATTTTGCAGGCCATGGAACAGATTAGCGCGTAA
- a CDS encoding efflux transporter outer membrane subunit, which produces MRLHPAVVALSLVLAGCQSADVEKAQPSLQIPAAWRNDAGPASKTDSVWWRNFHDSQLNRYVDQALRHNSDVLIARERVNEYQARVYAADSALFPELDAGFSGTRARSQSAATGLPIHSTVYKGNLTASYDVDIWGASRSASRAADASLEAQKAAAAAADLTVATNVASGYLTLLSLDEQLQVTRSTLKAREDALQLARRQYETGYTSRLELMQSDAELRTARAQVPVLQHQISQQENALSLLLGNNPGTLDRNAFAALTPLKLPSQLPSTLLNRRPDIVQAQRQLVAADATLASSQAKLLPSINLTATGSMQDDTLPGLLDNPLRLWSLGGSILAPLLNRQALNAQVDVSMSQRNQALYTYEKTVRSAFKEVNDSLDAITRLGEQLTELEGQQQVAQETLRIAQNRYRNGYSSYLDVLDAQRTLFSAQLSAVQVKNNLLLAQVDLYRALGGGWSGLN; this is translated from the coding sequence ATGAGGCTGCATCCCGCCGTTGTTGCACTGAGCCTTGTGCTCGCGGGTTGCCAGTCCGCCGATGTTGAAAAAGCGCAGCCGTCATTACAGATCCCCGCCGCCTGGCGTAACGATGCAGGCCCCGCCAGCAAAACAGACAGTGTCTGGTGGCGCAATTTCCACGATAGCCAGTTAAACCGTTATGTCGATCAGGCCCTGCGCCACAACAGCGATGTGCTAATTGCCCGCGAACGGGTTAATGAATACCAGGCGCGTGTTTACGCCGCCGACAGCGCATTGTTTCCCGAACTGGACGCGGGCTTTTCCGGCACGCGCGCCCGCTCACAATCCGCCGCGACCGGCCTGCCGATTCACAGCACCGTCTATAAAGGCAATTTGACCGCCAGTTACGATGTCGATATTTGGGGTGCCAGCCGCAGCGCGTCACGGGCGGCTGATGCGTCGCTGGAAGCGCAGAAAGCCGCGGCGGCCGCCGCCGATTTAACGGTCGCGACTAATGTGGCGTCCGGTTATCTCACGCTGTTGTCGCTGGATGAGCAGTTGCAAGTGACCCGCTCAACACTTAAAGCGCGCGAAGATGCCTTGCAGCTCGCCCGGCGTCAGTATGAAACAGGCTATACTTCCCGGCTGGAGTTGATGCAATCGGACGCGGAATTACGCACGGCGCGCGCGCAGGTTCCAGTGCTACAACACCAGATAAGCCAGCAGGAAAATGCCTTAAGCCTGTTGCTCGGCAATAATCCCGGAACCCTTGATCGCAATGCGTTTGCCGCGCTGACGCCGCTCAAACTGCCGTCGCAATTGCCATCAACGTTACTGAACCGGCGCCCGGATATTGTGCAGGCGCAGCGCCAGTTGGTCGCCGCCGACGCCACGCTTGCGTCATCACAGGCGAAATTATTGCCGTCAATCAACCTGACAGCGACCGGCAGTATGCAAGATGACACCCTGCCCGGTTTGCTGGATAACCCGCTACGGCTATGGAGCCTGGGCGGCAGTATTCTCGCGCCGTTGCTGAACCGCCAGGCGCTGAATGCGCAAGTGGATGTGTCAATGTCGCAGCGCAATCAGGCGCTCTACACCTATGAAAAGACCGTTCGTAGCGCTTTCAAAGAGGTTAACGACAGTCTGGATGCCATTACCCGGCTTGGCGAGCAGTTGACCGAGCTTGAGGGCCAACAGCAGGTCGCGCAGGAGACGTTGCGCATTGCGCAAAACCGTTATCGTAACGGCTACTCCTCTTACTTAGACGTGCTCGATGCGCAACGCACGCTGTTTTCCGCCCAACTGAGCGCCGTGCAGGTGAAAAATAACCTGTTATTGGCGCAGGTCGATCTTTATCGCGCGTTGGGAGGTGGCTGGTCCGGGCTGAATTAA
- a CDS encoding HlyD family secretion protein has protein sequence MSQQDAAKERANTRSNVRIVSLFSAAAIGIVGVLVILYAWQLPPFTRHTQFTDNAYVRGQTTFISPQVNGYITDVPVQDFTVVKKGDLIMQIDDRIYRQRVDQAKATLAMKKAALENNLQQRKSAQAVIARNEAALASAKAQNLQSQADLKRVKELTADGSLSVRERDAALATAAQNTANIAQAQATLEMSRQDLQTTIVNRASLQADVENAKAALELAQIDLQNTRIVAPRDGQLGQISVRLGAYVAAGTHLTSLVPSQRWVIANLKETQLADVLIGQPVRFTVDALNGDAFTGRVESISPATGVEFSAISPDNATGNFVKIAQRIPVRIQVEGKAEEVARLRPGMSVQVSIDTREAQK, from the coding sequence ATGAGTCAGCAGGACGCAGCGAAAGAGCGGGCCAATACCCGCAGCAATGTGCGAATTGTTTCCCTCTTCAGCGCCGCCGCTATTGGCATTGTGGGCGTACTGGTGATCCTGTACGCCTGGCAACTGCCGCCGTTTACCCGCCACACGCAGTTCACGGATAACGCCTACGTGCGCGGACAAACAACGTTTATCAGCCCGCAGGTGAATGGCTATATCACCGACGTGCCGGTGCAGGACTTTACGGTGGTAAAAAAAGGCGATCTGATTATGCAGATCGATGACCGCATTTACCGCCAGCGCGTCGATCAGGCGAAAGCCACACTGGCGATGAAAAAAGCGGCCCTTGAGAACAATCTCCAGCAGCGTAAAAGCGCCCAGGCGGTGATTGCGCGAAACGAAGCCGCCCTCGCCAGTGCCAAAGCGCAAAATCTTCAATCACAGGCGGATTTAAAACGCGTTAAAGAGTTGACCGCCGATGGTTCGCTTTCCGTGCGTGAGCGTGATGCGGCGCTCGCCACCGCCGCGCAAAACACGGCGAATATTGCCCAGGCGCAAGCGACCCTTGAGATGTCGCGCCAGGATCTGCAAACCACCATCGTTAACCGCGCGTCATTGCAGGCGGATGTGGAAAATGCCAAAGCCGCGCTGGAACTGGCGCAAATCGACCTGCAAAACACGCGCATTGTCGCGCCGCGCGACGGGCAACTGGGGCAAATCAGCGTGCGGTTGGGTGCGTATGTCGCCGCTGGAACTCACCTTACGTCGCTGGTGCCGTCGCAGCGCTGGGTGATTGCGAACCTGAAAGAGACGCAACTGGCCGATGTGCTGATTGGCCAACCGGTGCGGTTTACCGTCGATGCCCTGAACGGCGATGCCTTTACCGGGCGCGTGGAGAGTATTTCCCCCGCCACTGGCGTTGAATTCAGCGCGATTAGCCCGGATAACGCCACTGGAAACTTTGTCAAAATCGCCCAGCGCATTCCGGTGCGAATTCAGGTTGAAGGCAAAGCGGAAGAGGTAGCGCGTCTGCGTCCTGGCATGTCCGTGCAGGTGAGCATTGATACGCGGGAGGCGCAGAAATGA
- a CDS encoding O-methyltransferase, whose amino-acid sequence MQQKWSAVDEYLEQNLIPEDEILTQILANNRRAGLPGVDVSPTQGQLLALFVRMVRAKRILEIGTLGGYSTLWMARELPSNGELLTLEADPLHAAIARENLHLAGVNRLVTVAEGPALDTLENLGDRPPFDLIFIDADKPNNPNYLKWALHYSRPGTLIIGDNVVRSGEVTNPVTTDTSVQGVRKFIEMIGADPRLTATAMQTVGVKGWDGFTLAWVNA is encoded by the coding sequence ATGCAGCAGAAGTGGTCCGCGGTTGATGAATACTTAGAGCAAAATCTGATTCCGGAAGATGAAATCCTGACGCAAATACTGGCGAATAACCGGCGCGCCGGGCTTCCGGGCGTTGATGTTTCCCCCACGCAGGGGCAGTTATTGGCCCTGTTTGTCCGCATGGTACGGGCAAAGCGCATTCTTGAAATTGGCACATTGGGCGGGTACAGCACGCTGTGGATGGCGCGTGAATTACCCTCTAATGGCGAGTTGTTGACGCTGGAAGCCGATCCGTTACACGCGGCGATTGCCCGCGAAAACTTACACCTTGCCGGGGTTAATCGGTTAGTTACCGTCGCGGAAGGCCCGGCGCTGGATACGCTGGAAAATCTCGGCGACCGCCCGCCTTTTGATTTGATTTTTATTGATGCCGATAAGCCCAACAACCCCAATTACCTGAAGTGGGCGCTGCATTATTCACGTCCCGGTACGTTGATCATTGGTGATAACGTGGTGCGCAGCGGTGAGGTGACCAACCCGGTGACCACCGATACCAGCGTGCAAGGGGTGCGTAAGTTTATTGAGATGATCGGCGCCGACCCGCGCCTTACAGCGACGGCAATGCAAACCGTCGGCGTGAAAGGTTGGGATGGGTTTACCCTGGCATGGGTAAACGCGTGA
- a CDS encoding DDE-type integrase/transposase/recombinase yields the protein MPWTETRPMQRLDFVRACHAGTDSFSALCRLFGISRKTGYKWLERFDPSDLSSLADRSRAPRSHSRAVPDDIASHLIALRHKHPDWGPKKLRMWCLNHGVDFTVPAASTIGDILKREGLVPDKKRRRRTPGNRQPLTTISENNQVWSADFKGRFRMLSQEYCHPFTLTDNHSRYLLSCRATDRESEPFVRACLTDAFMEYGLPDVLRTDNGQPFAGTGIAGLSRLAVWLIKLGVRPERIRKGHPEENGRHERMHRSLKRALECGNTFMTMEEQQHWFSDYREEFNHERPHEALCGVTPGTVWKPSQRQWDGRVPEYVYPSGATVHKVKSRGTLFMGKKGTVFLSEALTGEHIMLEEQDDGLEAIIFNGITLAYYDRKTQSVVRID from the coding sequence ATGCCCTGGACTGAGACCCGACCTATGCAACGCCTTGATTTTGTCCGTGCCTGCCATGCAGGTACGGACTCCTTTTCAGCTCTGTGTCGCCTCTTCGGCATCAGCCGCAAAACCGGCTATAAATGGCTTGAACGATTCGACCCTTCCGACCTTTCTTCTCTCGCTGATCGCTCACGCGCTCCCCGTTCTCATTCCCGGGCGGTCCCGGATGATATCGCCAGCCATCTGATCGCCCTGCGACATAAACATCCTGACTGGGGCCCTAAAAAACTGAGGATGTGGTGCCTCAATCATGGGGTTGATTTTACCGTACCGGCAGCCAGCACTATCGGCGATATCCTCAAGCGCGAAGGCCTGGTCCCGGATAAAAAGCGCAGACGCAGAACGCCGGGCAACCGCCAGCCGCTGACCACCATCAGTGAGAACAACCAGGTCTGGAGCGCGGATTTTAAAGGCAGGTTCAGGATGCTGAGCCAGGAATACTGCCATCCCTTCACGCTGACGGATAATCACAGCAGGTATCTCCTGAGCTGCCGGGCAACAGACCGGGAGAGTGAACCGTTTGTCAGAGCGTGCCTGACGGATGCGTTCATGGAGTATGGCCTGCCGGACGTGCTCCGGACAGATAACGGGCAGCCTTTTGCCGGAACAGGTATCGCCGGGTTAAGTCGGCTGGCGGTCTGGCTGATAAAACTGGGTGTCAGACCGGAGCGTATCAGAAAGGGGCATCCGGAAGAAAATGGCCGCCATGAGCGCATGCACCGTTCACTAAAACGGGCGCTGGAATGTGGCAATACGTTCATGACGATGGAAGAGCAGCAGCACTGGTTCAGCGATTACCGGGAAGAGTTTAATCATGAAAGACCGCATGAAGCGCTGTGTGGGGTAACTCCCGGGACCGTGTGGAAACCGTCGCAACGGCAGTGGGATGGCAGGGTACCGGAGTACGTTTATCCGTCAGGTGCGACAGTCCATAAAGTGAAGTCGAGAGGAACACTGTTTATGGGTAAAAAGGGTACGGTGTTCCTGAGTGAAGCACTGACAGGGGAGCACATCATGCTGGAGGAACAAGATGATGGCCTGGAAGCCATCATCTTCAATGGAATAACACTTGCTTACTACGACCGGAAAACCCAGAGTGTGGTCCGGATAGATTAG